In one Magallana gigas chromosome 9, xbMagGiga1.1, whole genome shotgun sequence genomic region, the following are encoded:
- the LOC105337061 gene encoding NADP-dependent malic enzyme, with product MAEKNSSAVGGVDKIAHPRVRGVDILRDPLLNKEFGFTLRERQILGIHGLIPPAIRTQEEQSHNVLLNFNRWDNDLDKYIYLMGLQDRNEKLFYRVVTDNVEKMMPIIYTPTVGQACLKYGLIFRKPRGLYITIYDKGHIFDILCNWTIDDVKAIVVTDGERILGLGDLGCYGMGIPVGKLSLYTALAGIQPHQCLPILLDVGTNNKALLDDPLYIGLRQNRIQGKEYDEFIDEFMQACVKRYTREVLVQFEDFGNHNAFRFLEKYRNDYCTFNDDIQGTAAVAVAGILASLKITKKPLKDNVFVFQGAGEASIGIATLLVMAMAEAGISEKEALKRVFMVDSRGLIVKNRPSGGVTGPKIRFAQEHAPVDKLVDVVKLVKPTAIIGAAAVAGAFTEEILTLMGNNNERPIVFALSNPTSKAECTAEQAYSITKGRCVFASGSPFPAVTYNGKTFHPGQGNNAYIFPGIALATILCDIRSITDEVFLESAKLLVDMVDEKSLSMGLVYPPLSGILKVSTDLAIGLINFAYKHKLAYHYPEPEDKETFVKSYQYDMNYKSFEPATYNWPDGLNSTVCKV from the exons GAGTTTGGCTTCACCCTGAGGGAGAGACAGATCCTGGGGATACACGGCCTGATCCCCCCTGCCATCCGCACCCAGGAGGAGCAGTCACACAATGTCCTGCTGAACTTTAACCGCTGGGACAACGACCTGGATAAGTACATCTACCTGATGGGGCTACAGGACCGGAATGAGAAGCTGTTCTACCGCGTGGTCACCGACAATGTGGAGAAGATGATGCCCATCATATACACGCCCACTGTCGGGCAGGCTTGTCTGAAATACGGGCTCATCTTTCGAAAACCCAG gggGCTGTATATAACAATCTATGACAAAGGACACATATTTGATATTCTGTGCAACTGGACCATTGATGATGTCaag GCGATCGTGGTGACAGATGGAGAGAGGATTCTGGGATTGGGAGACCTGGGATGCTATGGAATGGGGATCCCCGTGGGGAAACTCTCCCTGTACACAGCGCTGGCCGGGATACAGCCCCATCAGTGCCTCCCGATTCTACTGGACGTTGGGACTAATAATAAG GCACTTCTAGATGATCCCCTCTACATTGGTCTGAGGCAAAATCGTATTCAGGGAAAAGAGTACGATGAATTCATTGATGAATTTATGCAGGCCTGTGTTAAAAG gtataCAAGGGAGGTCTTAGTCCagtttgaagattttggaaaccACAATGCCTTCAGATTTCTGGAGAAATATAGGAATGACTATTGCACATTCAATGACGATATTCAAG GTACTGCAGCAGTGGCCGTAGCAGGAATTCTGGCCAGTCTGAAGATCACCAAGAAACCACTAAAGGACAATGTGTTCGTGTTCCAGGGGGCAGGGGAG GCCTCTATAGGTATTGCAACTCTACTCGTAATGGCCATGGCTGAAGCAGGCATCTCCGAGAAAGAGGCCCTCAAAAGGGTGTTTATGGTGGACTCTAGGGGCCTTATAGTCAAG AATCGACCGTCAGGGGGAGTAACTGGTCCCAAGATCAGGTTTGCCCAGGAGCATGCTCCAGTGGATAAACTGGTGGATGTTGTTAAACTGGTCAAACCAACGGCAATCATTG GTGCTGCCGCTGTTGCGGGTGCCTTCACAGAAGAGATCCTGACCCTGATGGGTAACAACAACGAGCGACCCATTGTGTTTGCCCTCAGTAACCCGACCAGTAAGGCCGAGTGTACGGCAGAACAGGCCTACAGTATCACTAAG GGGAGGTGTGTGTTTGCCAGTGGCAGTCCTTTCCCCGCCGTGACTTACAATGGCAAAACCTTCCACCCAGGCCAGGGCAACAATGCTTACATATTCCCCGGCATTGCTCTGGCCACCATTCTGTGTGATATCAGATCTATTACTGATGAAGTGTTCTTAGAATCAGCAAAG ttgTTGGTGGATATGGTGGATGAGAAGAGTTTATCCATGGGACTGGTCTATCCGCCTTTGTCAGGGATTCTAAAGGTGTCCACAGATCTGGCCATTGGATTGATCAACTTTGCCTACAAGCACAAGCTAGCCTACCACTACCCAGAGCCAGAGGACAAGGAGACCTTTGTCAAATCGTACCAGTACGACATGAACTACAAAAGCTTTGAACCCGCAACCTATAACTGGCCAGATGGTCTGAATTCCACAGTGTGCAAAGTTTAG